In Taeniopygia guttata chromosome 24, bTaeGut7.mat, whole genome shotgun sequence, a single genomic region encodes these proteins:
- the PHLDB1 gene encoding pleckstrin homology-like domain family B member 1 isoform X5: MLGSAAPQCLGNMGSLPQRVALGTRARWQPMSGTIRHLQEGTMETSGRTPISSSHRVQTVIQSSSLDLIDTGKGLKVQTEKPHLVSLGSGRLSTAITLLPLEEGRTTIGTAATDIILQGPGLAPQHCYIENVRGTLTLHPCGNACAIDGVPLQRPMHLTQGCTICLGQATFLRFNHPAEAKWIKSMIPAGGRSPSALYGLPAKSEALVNGGHQLSERGCHSHSSLVSSIEKDLQDIMDSLVLEESGSPGIQKPPACGQSPLSPVVNGGGRCLLSPPSSPGAASGGSSYENFSPLSSPASSSSYTSPSLSSQEQGPAVPPPLPLRSSSYNHTVQPPALPAGGSSEPWPAERLGDHRVGSPRLAPRVAPRPRVALQERPPSPFREPRDSLAPSRQPSSSRVVPETRLQLPESPRLARRNIESMRELPPLSPSLSRRAASPRAAPDTPSPQPRLGREVPGSPRARRKGPEESKGAGGPSPPLLSENPTRRPSFSTCLSPAYGLGSPAVPSPRQSPRTPRKPLGDPQLPVGSRERKNSITEISDNEDELLEYHRRQRQERVREQEMERLERQRLETILNLCAEYTKTDGTEPGDMHRLLAGDTDAGQWVPRSAMALGHAVEELQQRESVERSDEENLKEECSSTESTHHEHEKLTGPRAKEAQRLEEERAGVLGRLDQLKGRVKELEQQLQETSQEAEMEQALLQGERESEVVRLRQEQEAVQQLKEKLSSLDTSIRKERDKERAKVDAERKELEQLQALYHESKSHLDKCPESMREQLQEQMRREAEALESEAKLFEDLEFQQLERESHLEEEREARGQQLLQSRAECHRSIARRKERVAALDAQAAQIRLQSAQEAERLARERSSVLQLLQKEKEKLVSLERRYQLVTGGRSFPKMSSALREETLHISEPYELLEGTKPLSPLPVAAASLASPATYSYPKAHEEYMRLSDVFRFCSNAHGPSLDTKASAAAPAAAQRSFLLAVAPTANEYVTVEQLSGILGSLHTPAASLLGCTPPAPSSSGCAPPLPPLPSLPSPFVSAEMEQQLLGGPVCLPALDLEKWYQKVMAGVETSSSSVSPPSSPPPLPAKAHSSHKALQVYRAKTEGAAGVLTPRMKSGTPSSSQLNLSVLERSPSPKGPPSPAGSLSRNLVATLQDIETKRQLALQQKGRQVIEEQKRRLAELKQKAAAEAQSQWEALHGQPPFPTAFPRLVHHSILHHSRPHGPGPRAEELDHAYDTLSLESSDSMDTSISLSNNSACSPDNISSASGMETGKIEEMEKMLKEAHEEKSRLMESREREMELRQQALEDERWRREQLERRLQDETVRRQKLVEKEVKLREKHFSQARPLTRYLPIRKEDFNLRLHIESSGHNVDTCYHIILTEKMCKGYLVKMGGKIKSWKKRWFVFDRMKRTLSYYVDKHETKLKGVIYFQAIEEVYYDHLRSAAKSPSPALTFCVKTHDRLYYMVAPSAEAMRIWMDVIVTGAEGYTQFMN, translated from the exons ATGCTGGGAAGTGCGGCACCCCAGTGCCTGGGGAACATGGGCAGCCTGCCGCAGAGGGTCGCGCTCGGCACCAGGGCCAGGTGGCAG CCCATGTCCGGTACCATCCGACATCTCCAAGAGGGCACCATGGAGACATCTGGCAGGACCCCCATCAGCTCAAGCCACAGAGTCCAGACTGTCATCCAG agcagctccctggacCTGATTGACACGGGCAAGGGGCTGAAAGTGCAGACAGAGAAACCACATTTGGTGAGCCTGGGCAGCGGTCGACTCAGCACTGCCATCACACTCCTGCCCCTGGAGGAAG ggaggacCACCATTGGCACGGCTGCGACAGACATCATCCTGCAGGGCCCCGGGCTGGCGCCCCAGCACTGCTACATCGAGAATGTGCGAGGGACACTCACCCTGCACCCCTGTGGCAACGCCTGTGCCATTGACGGCGTGCCACTCCAGCGGCCCATGCACCTCACCCAAG GGTGCACCATCTGCCTGGGCCAGGCCACCTTCCTCCGCTTCAACCACCCTGCTGAGGCCAAGTGGATTAAGAGCATGATCCCAGCGGGTGGCAGAAGCCCGTCGGCTCTCTATGGGCTACCAGCAA AATCCGAGGCCCTGGTGAATGGTGGCCACCAGCTGTCAGAGCGTGGGtgtcacagccacagctcccttGTCAGCTCCATCGAGAAGGACCTGCAGGACATCATGGACTCGCTGGTGCTGGAGGAGTCAGGGTCCCCCGGCATCCAGAAGCCGCCTGCCTGTGGCCAATCCCCCCTCTCCCCTGTGGTGAATGGGGGTGGGCGCTGcctcctgtcccctccatccagccctggggccgCCTCAGGGGGCTCCAGCTATGAGAacttctctcccctctcctccccagccagcagcagcagctacaCCAGCCCCTCACTCAGCAGCCAAGAGCAAGGCCCAGCCGTGCCGCCCCCTCTCCCACTTCGCTCCTCCAGCTACAACCATACTGTCCAGCCACCCGCTCTGCCTGCTGGCGGTTCTAGTGAGCCTTGGCCAGCCGAGAGGCTCGGGGACCACAGGGTGGGCAGCCCCCGGCTGGCGCCCAGGGTGGCCCCGCGGCCACGGGTGGCCCTGCAGGAGCGGCCCCCCAGTCCCTTCCGGGAGCCACGGGACTCTCTGGCCCCGAGCCGGCAGCCCAGCAGTAGCAGGGTGGTCCCAGAGACCCGGCTGCAGCTCCCCGAGAGCCCACGGCTTGCCCGGAGGAACATCGAGAGCATGCGGGAGCTGCCTCCCCTGAGTCCCTCCTTGTCACGCCGGGCTGCCAGCCCCCGGGCGGCCCCTgacaccccctccccacagccacGGCTGGGCAGGGAAGTGCCCGGCAGTCCCCGTGCCAGGCGCAAGGGCCCAGAGGAGTCAAAAGGTGCTGGGGGTCCTTCACCCCCGCTGCTGTCAGAGAACCCCACACGCCGTCCCAGTTTCAGTACTTGCCTGAGCCCAGCATAcgggctgggctccccagctgtgccctcgCCCCGGCAGAGCCCCCGCACCCCCAGGAAGCCTTTGGGGgacccacagctgccagtgggGTCACGGGAGCGCAAGAACAGCATCACTGAGATCAGTGACAATGAGGATGAATTGCTGGAGTACCATCGGCggcagcggcaggagcgggTTCGGGAGCAGGAGATGGAGCGCCTG GAGCGACAACGCCTGGAGACCATCCTGAACCTCTGTGCTGAGTACACCAAGACAGACGGCACCGAGCCAGGTGACATGCACAGGCTCCTGGCTGGTGACACAGATGCTGGCCAGTGGGTGCCCAGGAGTGCCATGGCTCTGGGCCATGCTGTcgaagagctgcagcagagggagagCGTGGAGAGGTCAGATGAGGAGAACCTGAAGGAGGAGTGCAGCAGCACCGAGAGTACCCACCACGAG CACGAGAAGCTGACAGGCCCCCGGGCCAAGGAGGCACAGCGGCTGGAGGAGGAGCGTGCCGGTGTCCTCGGACGCCTGGACCAGCTGAAGGGTCGTGtcaaggagctggagcagcagctgcaggagacaTCGCAAGAG GCAGAGATggagcaggcactgctgcagggtGAGCGGGAATCAGAGGTGGTCCGGCTGCGGCAGGAGCAGGAAGCGgtgcagcagctgaaggagaagcTCTCCAGCCTGGACACCAGCATCCGCAAGGAGCGGGACAAG GAAAGGGCAAAGGTTGATGCTGAAAGGAAGGAGCTAGAGCAACTCCAGGCGCTTTACCATGAGTCGAAGAGCCACCTTGATAAGTGCCCCGAGTCAATGCGGGAGCAATTGCAGGAGCAGATGCGAAGG GAGGCAGAGGCACTGGAGTCAGAGGCCAAGCTGTTCGAGGACCTGGAGTTTCAGCAGCTGGAGCGAGAGAGCCACCTCGAAGAGGAGCGCGAGGCACgaggccagcagctcctgcagagccgGGCTGAGTGCCACCGGAGCATTGCCCGCAGGAAG GAGCgggtggctgccctggatgcccaggctgcccagatTCGGCTGCAGAGTGCCCAGGAGGCCGAGCGCCTGGCCAGGGAGCGGAGCAgtgtcctgcagctcctgcagaag gagaaggagaagctcGTGTCTCTGGAGAGGCGATACCAGCTTGTCACAGGTGGCAGGAGCTTCCCAAAAATGTCCTCAGCTCTCCGAGAG GAGACCCTCCACATCTCAGAACCTTATGAGCTGTTGGAGGGAACTAagcccctgagccccctgccagtAGCAGCTGCCTCCTTAGCTTCTCCTGCCACCTACTCGTACCCCAAGGCACACGAG GAGTACATGAGGCTGTCTGACGTTTTCAGGTTCTGCAGTAATGCACATGGCCCCAGCCTGGACACTaaagcttctgctgctgcccctgctgctgctcagcgcTCTTTCTTGCTTGCTGTAGCTCCCACAGCCAACGAG TATGTGACTGTTGAGCAGCTCTCAGGTATCCTGGGCAGCCTCCACAcccctgctgcttccctgctggGCTGTACCCCTCCGGCTCCTTCATCCTCAGGCTgtgctcctcctcttcctcctcttccatctctcccttctcccttcgTCTCTGCAGAG ATGGAACAGCAGCTGTTGGGAGGCCCTGTGTGTCTCCCGGCTCTTGATTTAGAGAAGTGGTACCAGAAGGTTATGGCTGGCGTTGagacctcctcttcctctgtctctcctccttcttcccctcctccaCTTCCAGCTAAAGCTCACTCCTCTCACAAGGCTCTGCAG GTCTATCGTGCAAAAACAGAGGGTGCTGCTGGTGTCCTCACCCCTCGGATGAAGAGTGGGACCCCTTCGTCCTCACAGCTCAACCTCTCCGTGCTGGAGCGCAGCCCCTCCCCTAAG GGCCCCCCCAGCCCGGCAGGCAGCCTGTCCCGCAACCTGGTGGCCACGCTGCAGGACATCGAGACCAAGCGCCAGCTGGCCCTGCAGCAGAAGG GTCGGCAGGTGATTGAGGAGCAGAAACGGCGGCTCGCAGAGCTgaagcagaaagcagctgctgaagcGCAGTCCCAGTGGGAAGCTCTGCATGGGCAGCCCCCCTTCCCCACTGCCTTCCCCCGGCTTGTGCACCACTCCATCCTCCACCACAGCCGCCCCCATGGTCCCGGGCCCCGGGCTGAGGAGCTGGACCATGCGTATGACACGCTCAGCTTGGAGAGCTCGGACAGCATGGACACCAGCATCTCCCTCAGCAACAACTCCGCGTGCTCACCTGACAACATCTCCAG TGCCAGCGGGATGGAGACAGGAAAGATCGAGGAGATGGAGAAGATGCTGAAGGAGGCACACGAGGAGAAGTCGCGGTTGATGGAGTCCCGG GAGCGAGAAATGGAGCTGCGTCAACAGGCACTGGAGGATGAGCGCTGGCGGCGGGAGCAGCTGGAACGCCGACTGCAGGATGAGACTGTGCGGCGGCAGAAGCTGGTGGAGAAGGAGGTCAAACTGCGGGAGAAGCACTTCTCACAG GCTCGTCCCCTGACACGGTACCTCCCCATCCGCAAGGAGGATTTCAACCTGCGGCTGCACATCGAATCCTCAGGCCACAATGTTGACACCTGCTACCACATCATCCTGACAGAGAAGATGTGTAAGGGCTACCTGGTCAAGATGGGCGGGAAGATCAAATCTTGGAAGAAGCGCTGGTTTGTCTTTGACCGCATGAAGCGCACCCTCTCCTACTACGTGG ATAAACATGAGACAAAGCTGAAGGGTGTTATCTACTTCCAAGCCATTGAAGAGGTTTACTATGACCACCTCCGCAGTGCTGCAAAG AGCCCCAGTCCTGCGCTCACTTTCTGTGTCAAGACCCACGACCGACTCTACTACATGGTGGCACCATCAGCCGAGGCCATGCGCATCTGGATGGACGTCATTGTCACTGGGGCAGAGGGCTATACCCAGTTCATGAACTGA
- the PHLDB1 gene encoding pleckstrin homology-like domain family B member 1 isoform X3 — protein sequence MLGSAAPQCLGNMGSLPQRVALGTRARWQPMSGTIRHLQEGTMETSGRTPISSSHRVQTVIQSSSLDLIDTGKGLKVQTEKPHLVSLGSGRLSTAITLLPLEEGRTTIGTAATDIILQGPGLAPQHCYIENVRGTLTLHPCGNACAIDGVPLQRPMHLTQGCTICLGQATFLRFNHPAEAKWIKSMIPAGGRSPSALYGLPAKSEALVNGGHQLSERGCHSHSSLVSSIEKDLQDIMDSLVLEESGSPGIQKPPACGQSPLSPVVNGGGRCLLSPPSSPGAASGGSSYENFSPLSSPASSSSYTSPSLSSQEQGPAVPPPLPLRSSSYNHTVQPPALPAGGSSEPWPAERLGDHRVGSPRLAPRVAPRPRVALQERPPSPFREPRDSLAPSRQPSSSRVVPETRLQLPESPRLARRNIESMRELPPLSPSLSRRAASPRAAPDTPSPQPRLGREVPGSPRARRKGPEESKGAGGPSPPLLSENPTRRPSFSTCLSPAYGLGSPAVPSPRQSPRTPRKPLGDPQLPVGSRERKNSITEISDNEDELLEYHRRQRQERVREQEMERLERQRLETILNLCAEYTKTDGTEPGDMHRLLAGDTDAGQWVPRSAMALGHAVEELQQRESVERSDEENLKEECSSTESTHHEHEKLTGPRAKEAQRLEEERAGVLGRLDQLKGRVKELEQQLQETSQEAEMEQALLQGERESEVVRLRQEQEAVQQLKEKLSSLDTSIRKERDKERAKVDAERKELEQLQALYHESKSHLDKCPESMREQLQEQMRREAEALESEAKLFEDLEFQQLERESHLEEEREARGQQLLQSRAECHRSIARRKERVAALDAQAAQIRLQSAQEAERLARERSSVLQLLQKEKEKLVSLERRYQLVTGGRSFPKMSSALREETLHISEPYELLEGTKPLSPLPVAAASLASPATYSYPKAHEEYMRLSDVFRFCSNAHGPSLDTKASAAAPAAAQRSFLLAVAPTANEYVTVEQLSGILGSLHTPAASLLGCTPPAPSSSGCAPPLPPLPSLPSPFVSAEMEQQLLGGPVCLPALDLEKWYQKVMAGVETSSSSVSPPSSPPPLPAKAHSSHKALQVYRAKTEGAAGVLTPRMKSGTPSSSQLNLSVLERSPSPKLTTCCPAQGPPSPAGSLSRNLVATLQDIETKRQLALQQKAKLLPAEPLQPGNPPGRQVIEEQKRRLAELKQKAAAEAQSQWEALHGQPPFPTAFPRLVHHSILHHSRPHGPGPRAEELDHAYDTLSLESSDSMDTSISLSNNSACSPDNISSASGMETGKIEEMEKMLKEAHEEKSRLMESRALEDERWRREQLERRLQDETVRRQKLVEKEVKLREKHFSQARPLTRYLPIRKEDFNLRLHIESSGHNVDTCYHIILTEKMCKGYLVKMGGKIKSWKKRWFVFDRMKRTLSYYVDKHETKLKGVIYFQAIEEVYYDHLRSAAKSPSPALTFCVKTHDRLYYMVAPSAEAMRIWMDVIVTGAEGYTQFMN from the exons ATGCTGGGAAGTGCGGCACCCCAGTGCCTGGGGAACATGGGCAGCCTGCCGCAGAGGGTCGCGCTCGGCACCAGGGCCAGGTGGCAG CCCATGTCCGGTACCATCCGACATCTCCAAGAGGGCACCATGGAGACATCTGGCAGGACCCCCATCAGCTCAAGCCACAGAGTCCAGACTGTCATCCAG agcagctccctggacCTGATTGACACGGGCAAGGGGCTGAAAGTGCAGACAGAGAAACCACATTTGGTGAGCCTGGGCAGCGGTCGACTCAGCACTGCCATCACACTCCTGCCCCTGGAGGAAG ggaggacCACCATTGGCACGGCTGCGACAGACATCATCCTGCAGGGCCCCGGGCTGGCGCCCCAGCACTGCTACATCGAGAATGTGCGAGGGACACTCACCCTGCACCCCTGTGGCAACGCCTGTGCCATTGACGGCGTGCCACTCCAGCGGCCCATGCACCTCACCCAAG GGTGCACCATCTGCCTGGGCCAGGCCACCTTCCTCCGCTTCAACCACCCTGCTGAGGCCAAGTGGATTAAGAGCATGATCCCAGCGGGTGGCAGAAGCCCGTCGGCTCTCTATGGGCTACCAGCAA AATCCGAGGCCCTGGTGAATGGTGGCCACCAGCTGTCAGAGCGTGGGtgtcacagccacagctcccttGTCAGCTCCATCGAGAAGGACCTGCAGGACATCATGGACTCGCTGGTGCTGGAGGAGTCAGGGTCCCCCGGCATCCAGAAGCCGCCTGCCTGTGGCCAATCCCCCCTCTCCCCTGTGGTGAATGGGGGTGGGCGCTGcctcctgtcccctccatccagccctggggccgCCTCAGGGGGCTCCAGCTATGAGAacttctctcccctctcctccccagccagcagcagcagctacaCCAGCCCCTCACTCAGCAGCCAAGAGCAAGGCCCAGCCGTGCCGCCCCCTCTCCCACTTCGCTCCTCCAGCTACAACCATACTGTCCAGCCACCCGCTCTGCCTGCTGGCGGTTCTAGTGAGCCTTGGCCAGCCGAGAGGCTCGGGGACCACAGGGTGGGCAGCCCCCGGCTGGCGCCCAGGGTGGCCCCGCGGCCACGGGTGGCCCTGCAGGAGCGGCCCCCCAGTCCCTTCCGGGAGCCACGGGACTCTCTGGCCCCGAGCCGGCAGCCCAGCAGTAGCAGGGTGGTCCCAGAGACCCGGCTGCAGCTCCCCGAGAGCCCACGGCTTGCCCGGAGGAACATCGAGAGCATGCGGGAGCTGCCTCCCCTGAGTCCCTCCTTGTCACGCCGGGCTGCCAGCCCCCGGGCGGCCCCTgacaccccctccccacagccacGGCTGGGCAGGGAAGTGCCCGGCAGTCCCCGTGCCAGGCGCAAGGGCCCAGAGGAGTCAAAAGGTGCTGGGGGTCCTTCACCCCCGCTGCTGTCAGAGAACCCCACACGCCGTCCCAGTTTCAGTACTTGCCTGAGCCCAGCATAcgggctgggctccccagctgtgccctcgCCCCGGCAGAGCCCCCGCACCCCCAGGAAGCCTTTGGGGgacccacagctgccagtgggGTCACGGGAGCGCAAGAACAGCATCACTGAGATCAGTGACAATGAGGATGAATTGCTGGAGTACCATCGGCggcagcggcaggagcgggTTCGGGAGCAGGAGATGGAGCGCCTG GAGCGACAACGCCTGGAGACCATCCTGAACCTCTGTGCTGAGTACACCAAGACAGACGGCACCGAGCCAGGTGACATGCACAGGCTCCTGGCTGGTGACACAGATGCTGGCCAGTGGGTGCCCAGGAGTGCCATGGCTCTGGGCCATGCTGTcgaagagctgcagcagagggagagCGTGGAGAGGTCAGATGAGGAGAACCTGAAGGAGGAGTGCAGCAGCACCGAGAGTACCCACCACGAG CACGAGAAGCTGACAGGCCCCCGGGCCAAGGAGGCACAGCGGCTGGAGGAGGAGCGTGCCGGTGTCCTCGGACGCCTGGACCAGCTGAAGGGTCGTGtcaaggagctggagcagcagctgcaggagacaTCGCAAGAG GCAGAGATggagcaggcactgctgcagggtGAGCGGGAATCAGAGGTGGTCCGGCTGCGGCAGGAGCAGGAAGCGgtgcagcagctgaaggagaagcTCTCCAGCCTGGACACCAGCATCCGCAAGGAGCGGGACAAG GAAAGGGCAAAGGTTGATGCTGAAAGGAAGGAGCTAGAGCAACTCCAGGCGCTTTACCATGAGTCGAAGAGCCACCTTGATAAGTGCCCCGAGTCAATGCGGGAGCAATTGCAGGAGCAGATGCGAAGG GAGGCAGAGGCACTGGAGTCAGAGGCCAAGCTGTTCGAGGACCTGGAGTTTCAGCAGCTGGAGCGAGAGAGCCACCTCGAAGAGGAGCGCGAGGCACgaggccagcagctcctgcagagccgGGCTGAGTGCCACCGGAGCATTGCCCGCAGGAAG GAGCgggtggctgccctggatgcccaggctgcccagatTCGGCTGCAGAGTGCCCAGGAGGCCGAGCGCCTGGCCAGGGAGCGGAGCAgtgtcctgcagctcctgcagaag gagaaggagaagctcGTGTCTCTGGAGAGGCGATACCAGCTTGTCACAGGTGGCAGGAGCTTCCCAAAAATGTCCTCAGCTCTCCGAGAG GAGACCCTCCACATCTCAGAACCTTATGAGCTGTTGGAGGGAACTAagcccctgagccccctgccagtAGCAGCTGCCTCCTTAGCTTCTCCTGCCACCTACTCGTACCCCAAGGCACACGAG GAGTACATGAGGCTGTCTGACGTTTTCAGGTTCTGCAGTAATGCACATGGCCCCAGCCTGGACACTaaagcttctgctgctgcccctgctgctgctcagcgcTCTTTCTTGCTTGCTGTAGCTCCCACAGCCAACGAG TATGTGACTGTTGAGCAGCTCTCAGGTATCCTGGGCAGCCTCCACAcccctgctgcttccctgctggGCTGTACCCCTCCGGCTCCTTCATCCTCAGGCTgtgctcctcctcttcctcctcttccatctctcccttctcccttcgTCTCTGCAGAG ATGGAACAGCAGCTGTTGGGAGGCCCTGTGTGTCTCCCGGCTCTTGATTTAGAGAAGTGGTACCAGAAGGTTATGGCTGGCGTTGagacctcctcttcctctgtctctcctccttcttcccctcctccaCTTCCAGCTAAAGCTCACTCCTCTCACAAGGCTCTGCAG GTCTATCGTGCAAAAACAGAGGGTGCTGCTGGTGTCCTCACCCCTCGGATGAAGAGTGGGACCCCTTCGTCCTCACAGCTCAACCTCTCCGTGCTGGAGCGCAGCCCCTCCCCTAAG CTGACCACCTGCTGTCCTGCCCAGGGCCCCCCCAGCCCGGCAGGCAGCCTGTCCCGCAACCTGGTGGCCACGCTGCAGGACATCGAGACCAAGCGCCAGCTGGCCCTGCAGCAGAAGG CcaagctgctcccagcagagcccttgCAGCCAGGCAATCCACCAG GTCGGCAGGTGATTGAGGAGCAGAAACGGCGGCTCGCAGAGCTgaagcagaaagcagctgctgaagcGCAGTCCCAGTGGGAAGCTCTGCATGGGCAGCCCCCCTTCCCCACTGCCTTCCCCCGGCTTGTGCACCACTCCATCCTCCACCACAGCCGCCCCCATGGTCCCGGGCCCCGGGCTGAGGAGCTGGACCATGCGTATGACACGCTCAGCTTGGAGAGCTCGGACAGCATGGACACCAGCATCTCCCTCAGCAACAACTCCGCGTGCTCACCTGACAACATCTCCAG TGCCAGCGGGATGGAGACAGGAAAGATCGAGGAGATGGAGAAGATGCTGAAGGAGGCACACGAGGAGAAGTCGCGGTTGATGGAGTCCCGG GCACTGGAGGATGAGCGCTGGCGGCGGGAGCAGCTGGAACGCCGACTGCAGGATGAGACTGTGCGGCGGCAGAAGCTGGTGGAGAAGGAGGTCAAACTGCGGGAGAAGCACTTCTCACAG GCTCGTCCCCTGACACGGTACCTCCCCATCCGCAAGGAGGATTTCAACCTGCGGCTGCACATCGAATCCTCAGGCCACAATGTTGACACCTGCTACCACATCATCCTGACAGAGAAGATGTGTAAGGGCTACCTGGTCAAGATGGGCGGGAAGATCAAATCTTGGAAGAAGCGCTGGTTTGTCTTTGACCGCATGAAGCGCACCCTCTCCTACTACGTGG ATAAACATGAGACAAAGCTGAAGGGTGTTATCTACTTCCAAGCCATTGAAGAGGTTTACTATGACCACCTCCGCAGTGCTGCAAAG AGCCCCAGTCCTGCGCTCACTTTCTGTGTCAAGACCCACGACCGACTCTACTACATGGTGGCACCATCAGCCGAGGCCATGCGCATCTGGATGGACGTCATTGTCACTGGGGCAGAGGGCTATACCCAGTTCATGAACTGA